From one Deltaproteobacteria bacterium genomic stretch:
- a CDS encoding DUF721 domain-containing protein, translated as MSKRIKLPRPVSVSEVLKKVLKPADLLVTQQRAQIRAAWERIISDQLRAQTRLVDYQRKVLWVEVQSSLWMQELQFLKSKILADLNEILGPGVVNDLRFRIGAE; from the coding sequence ATGTCCAAGCGCATCAAGCTACCCCGACCAGTGTCGGTCAGCGAGGTTTTGAAGAAAGTTCTGAAACCTGCTGATCTGCTCGTCACCCAGCAGCGGGCCCAAATTCGCGCCGCCTGGGAGCGGATAATAAGCGATCAGTTGCGGGCTCAGACCCGGCTGGTGGATTATCAAAGGAAGGTCCTGTGGGTTGAGGTGCAATCCAGCCTGTGGATGCAGGAGTTACAATTTCTCAAATCCAAGATTTTGGCGGATTTAAATGAAATATTGGGCCCTGGGGTGGTCAACGATCTGCGTTTTAGAATCGGTGCCGAATAA
- a CDS encoding pyridoxal phosphate-dependent aminotransferase codes for MAISKKIRAAIEGSSWIRRMFEEGAELKARLGADQVCDFTLGNPDLEPPPAFKIALWEAVQDPQPGLHRYMPNAGLLASRQQVARYLEELHGLPFTADNLIMTCGAAGGLNVILKALLDTGDEVIILAPFFPEYLYYIDNHAGICRVVETDDHFRIDLQALEAALSPRTRAVLINSPNNPTGQIYDQASLQAVGQLLADHSQRYGHPIYLINDEPYRRLVYDGLLLPSVFAAYPHTLVATSFSKDLCLPGERIGYVAVSPQAQDRQELVTAMILANRILGFVNAPALMQRVVAQLTHQGVDLKIYAERRELFCQILNQAGYDLVKPQGAFYLFPRSPIPDDGAFIQELKQENILAVPGRGFGRSGYFRLAFCVPQSVIERAAPGFARARARVA; via the coding sequence ATGGCAATTTCAAAAAAAATCAGGGCGGCGATCGAAGGTTCCTCCTGGATCCGCCGGATGTTTGAAGAAGGGGCTGAACTAAAGGCCCGTCTCGGAGCTGATCAGGTCTGTGATTTTACCCTGGGCAACCCGGACCTGGAACCACCACCGGCTTTTAAAATAGCCTTATGGGAGGCGGTTCAGGACCCCCAGCCGGGGTTACACCGCTATATGCCTAACGCCGGGCTGCTGGCCAGCCGGCAGCAGGTGGCCCGCTACCTGGAAGAACTGCACGGCCTGCCCTTTACCGCCGATAATTTAATCATGACCTGCGGCGCGGCCGGAGGCCTCAATGTCATCCTCAAGGCCCTCCTCGATACGGGGGATGAGGTGATCATTCTGGCCCCGTTCTTCCCGGAGTATCTATATTACATCGATAACCATGCCGGAATCTGCCGGGTGGTGGAGACCGACGACCATTTTCGGATAGATCTCCAGGCCCTGGAGGCCGCGCTCAGTCCTCGGACCCGGGCGGTGCTAATCAATTCTCCCAATAATCCTACCGGGCAGATCTATGATCAGGCCAGTCTTCAGGCTGTAGGACAATTATTAGCTGACCATAGCCAACGTTATGGACACCCCATCTACCTGATTAATGATGAGCCGTACCGCCGCCTGGTATATGACGGCTTATTGCTGCCCAGCGTCTTCGCGGCCTATCCCCATACCCTGGTGGCCACCTCGTTTTCCAAAGACCTGTGTTTACCGGGGGAGCGGATCGGCTATGTGGCGGTCAGTCCCCAGGCCCAGGATCGCCAGGAACTGGTCACGGCCATGATCCTGGCCAATCGCATCTTGGGGTTTGTCAATGCCCCTGCCCTGATGCAGCGGGTGGTGGCTCAGTTGACTCACCAAGGAGTGGATCTGAAAATCTACGCCGAGCGCCGGGAACTTTTTTGCCAGATCCTCAACCAGGCAGGCTATGATCTGGTCAAGCCCCAGGGGGCCTTTTATCTATTTCCCCGCTCTCCCATCCCTGACGACGGGGCTTTTATCCAGGAACTTAAACAGGAAAATATCCTGGCGGTTCCAGGACGTGGTTTTGGCCGGTCCGGCTATTTCCGCCTGGCCTTTTGTGTCCCCCAATCGGTGATTGAACGGGCCGCGCCTGGCTTTGCTCGGGCGCGGGCCCGGGTAGCCTGA
- a CDS encoding threonine ammonia-lyase, whose amino-acid sequence MVSLEDITAAQEQLRGLVLHTPLIYSDILSRSAGREIFLKLENLQITGSFKLRGSLNKLKRLTAAGKVTGVVAASAGNHAQGVAYAASRLGIPATIVMPRWASISKQLATEGYGGQVIRCGDDLAAALAKAQELARTGLIPIHPFDDPEVIAGQGTIGLEILADLPGVDSVVAAVGGGGLASGIAVALKEMKPRVQVVGVEASLVPAAQAALKAGHPVTVAAASTLADGINVTQLGEHTFPLLQRYLDELVLVSEAQIAEALLVLLEKKKLLAEGAGAVPVAALLGSLQGRDLGRQVTLVISGGNIDIPLVGRVLQWGLIHSRRLLTLRVVLADIPGALGKLSSMLGQQNANILHIYHDRRSGDLPLDYTRVEVDLETRGPEHCQTIIQALRTAGYAVEEK is encoded by the coding sequence ATGGTTAGCTTAGAGGATATTACCGCAGCTCAGGAACAGCTGCGGGGGCTGGTTCTTCATACCCCGCTGATCTATTCCGATATCCTGAGCCGGAGTGCGGGACGGGAGATCTTTTTAAAGCTGGAAAACCTCCAGATCACTGGCTCTTTTAAGCTCCGGGGTTCGCTTAATAAGCTCAAACGGCTGACCGCGGCTGGAAAGGTCACCGGGGTGGTGGCTGCTTCGGCCGGTAACCACGCCCAGGGAGTGGCCTATGCTGCCTCCCGCTTGGGGATTCCCGCCACCATTGTCATGCCCCGCTGGGCTTCCATCTCTAAACAACTGGCCACCGAGGGTTATGGCGGTCAGGTCATCCGCTGCGGCGATGATTTAGCTGCCGCTCTGGCCAAAGCCCAGGAGCTGGCCCGGACCGGCCTGATTCCGATCCACCCCTTTGATGACCCGGAGGTGATTGCTGGCCAAGGAACCATTGGACTGGAAATTCTCGCTGACCTGCCCGGAGTGGACAGTGTGGTGGCGGCGGTAGGAGGTGGCGGCCTGGCCTCCGGCATTGCCGTGGCCCTGAAAGAGATGAAGCCCCGGGTGCAGGTGGTTGGGGTGGAGGCCAGCCTGGTCCCGGCCGCCCAAGCAGCCCTAAAGGCTGGCCATCCGGTTACGGTGGCGGCGGCCTCTACCCTGGCCGACGGCATCAATGTCACCCAGCTGGGGGAACATACTTTTCCCCTGCTGCAGCGTTATCTGGATGAGTTGGTGCTGGTGAGCGAAGCCCAGATCGCTGAGGCCTTGCTGGTGCTGTTGGAGAAAAAAAAGCTGCTGGCCGAAGGCGCTGGAGCAGTACCGGTCGCCGCCCTGCTTGGATCGCTGCAGGGCCGCGACCTGGGAAGGCAGGTGACGCTGGTGATCAGCGGCGGCAATATTGATATCCCGCTGGTGGGTCGGGTGTTGCAATGGGGCCTGATTCACTCCAGGCGACTGCTGACCCTGCGGGTGGTGCTGGCCGATATTCCGGGGGCACTGGGCAAATTGTCATCTATGCTGGGCCAGCAAAACGCCAACATTCTGCACATTTATCACGACCGCCGCTCCGGTGATTTGCCCCTGGATTATACCCGGGTAGAGGTGGATCTGGAAACCCGCGGTCCTGAGCACTGCCAGACGATCATCCAGGCCCTGCGAACTGCTGGTTACGCGGTGGAAGAGAAATAG